In Haliscomenobacter hydrossis DSM 1100, the DNA window ATGATGATGTTTATGGTGCAATATTTGAGTTGCCAGAGGTGAAAACTTTAAGTCTACGGGTTCAGAAAAAAGACCAATACAAAGGAATCAATAAGTTAAAAAAACTCCGGGTTTTGGATCTATATGCAAAGGAATTAAGTGGTGAAATTGGCGACTTGGATAGCCTAAAGGCCCTAATTATAGGTGGGTACACCAAAACAGAATACCCCAATGAACTTAATAGATTAAAAAAATTGGAGGGTATCGAGATCAGTTATAACTATAAACTTAAAATTGCACCTGCATTTATTCCTGAATTGCCAAAACTGGTTTATTTGAATATAGAATTATGTGATAGCTTGCAAGAATTTCCTGATAAATATAGGGAAATGAAAAACCTAAAATTAGCAGAACTTAACCATAATAAATTGATAAGAACAGTACCTAAAACAATTGAACCAATTAAAGGCGTGATTAGGATACAACACTTTGAATTTTGACTTTAAACTAATTTTAAAATATAACTGGACATCTTGATTTCCAGAAGCGAAGGACGTGAATTACCTATGCTTCACGAATCAAAAAGTCCAGTGTATATTATAACTCATTGCTATGATCATTTTCTACATCCTGTCTCTGTTACCTACCCCAACTCCAGATACAATCCCTTATCCTGCAAATAGCGGTCAATAACCTTTGGGAAAGCATACTTACTCAATGCCGTACGAGGGATCAACTGCCAATCCGTGGGTACACCCGCTGGAAGCACGGGCAAATCTATCTCCCAAAAACGCGCATTGATCACTTGATGGGTCAACAGTTGCTGAAAACTTTTGGAACCCGGCCGAGGCACAATCTCTGCTTGTTCTTCTATCCAGCCTTTATCCACCAGGGCCTGTTTTAGTGCCCCCCAATCCAGGTCCAAACGCGCGGCCTCCACTACTGGAAATTGGTACAAATGGAGCCAAATGTCTTTTTCTTCGCGCTTTTGAATAAATACCTTACCCTCGTAATTGAAGATCAAATAGTGAAAAAAACGCTCGGTCTTGATCAGCTTTTTGGACTTGACAGGCAATTCTGTGATGCGCTTATCGCGCAAGGCTACACATTCCGTGCGCAAGGGGCATTGGCCGCACTTGGGGTTGCGCGGCAAACAAACCGTGGCCCCAAAATCCATGATGGCCTGGTTGTACAAAGCGGGTTGATCGCGCTGGAGGAGGGATTCCGCCAGTTGGGTAAACTCTTTTTTACCCGCTGTGCTATCCTGAGGGGTGCTGATGCCAAAAAAACGCGCCAGAACCCGGAATACATTGCCGTCTACAACCGCATGAGGCAAATTAAAAGCGAAAGAGGCAATGGCCGCAGCGGTATAAGCGCCCACTCCTTTGAGGGCCAGAATACCCGTGTAGGTAGTGGGAAATACGCCGCCGAGTTCAGTGGTCACATATCGAGCCGCTGCCAGGAGATTGCGTGCCCGGGAATAATACCCCAAACCCTCCCATAGTTTCATCACCTCATCATCGGGGGCCGCCGCCAAATCACGAATGCTGGGGTAGGCTTCCACAAAACGTAGGTAATAGTTCATCCCTTGTTCCACCCGGGTCTGTTGCAAAATAATCTCTGAAAGCCAAATGTGGTAGGGGTCTTGAATGCCCTTCCAGGGTAAAGGACGATCTTCGGGCTGGTACCAGGCGATTAAACCACGTTGAAAAAAATGCTGCTGATCCATGGAACAAGGCTAAAAAAAATTAGGCGATGAAGATAACACTCCATCGCCAAAACTAGATATCTAGGAAAAACAAAAGGCTAAATTGGGTGATTTCAAGGTAGTAGTATGGCTATTCTACCAAAGCTTACTCAGCAAAAAATGTCTTTGCAATTGTCCTAGTCCAGATCCAATGCCATATCGGTATAGCGCTTGCCGATCAGGTCTTTGAGTTCTTTTCTGGCAAAAAAGATGCGGCTTTTGACGGTGCCCAAAGGCAAATCCAGGTAATCCGCAATCTCCTGGTATTTATATCCCTGATAATGCATTAAAAAAGGGACCCTGATGCTGTCATCCAACTTCTCGATCAGGGTAACGAGCTCTTTCATCATCATGCTGGATTCTGCGCGATTGGCGATTGCATCCACCGTGGAGTTGATGTAGTACAGATTGTCTGTGGAATCAACGATGGTGTTCGCCTTCGCTTTTTTGCGGTAGTTATTGATGAAGATGTTTTTCATAATGGTGAACAACCAAGCTTTGAAGTTGGTCCCTGGACGAAATTTGTCCATGTTGGTGATGGCACGATAAGCCGTTTCCTGATACAGGTCTTTTGCATCTTCGGTATTTTTGGTGAGGTTGAATGCAAAAGAGTGCAGTAGAACCGACATGCTATTGAGTTGGGTATGAAAATCTGTTGGCTGAGACATGGTTGCTGATTTTGTTTAACCTTGGTAGCAATTTCATTTTTCGTTGAATCAAAAGTAGGCATTAGTTAAACAAAATGCAAGAATGCAGACTTTTTTTTACACAAAACAAGCGATTAAATTTACAATACAATTATAAATATTCATTAATAATTGTTAATCAATGAAAAAATAAAACAAGCTAAACCGTTCTGTGGGATTATATTTTCAGAAAAAAATGAAAGAAAAGTCTGAAATTCGGAATTCAAGATTTCAGACTTTCCAAAATCTAAGTACTAATACGACAAAAGGCCATCTCCGGATTTGGAAATGGCCTTTTGTTTAACTTTATCTTCAACAAAACAAGGTTTTACTTTTGAGCGGTCTGAATGAGCCGCAGGGCGACAAACGCAAAAACCAGGTTGGGGAGCCAGGCACCAAGCCAGACGGGGATGGTTTGGCCCAACGCAAATACATTCGTAAATTTTGACAAAAAGACAAAAATGGCCCCAACACCAATCCCCAGCGCCAGGTGAAATCCAAAACCTCCCCTAACCTTACGGGAAGCAATGGCCATACCAATAAAGGTCAGGATAAAAATAGTGACGGGATCGGCTGTGCGGCGGTACAATTCAAACAGGTATTTGCGGGTATTGCTGGCGCCTCGCTCATTTTGTTGACGGATGTACTTCATCAAACGAGGAGTAGTCATCATGCTTTGTTGGCTGGAATAGTCCACAAAATCTTCGGGATACAGGCTCAGTGTGGTATCTTTTGATTCGGCCAAATGCATCTTCAGGTCTTCTTTTAGGCCATTGAAACTGTGGGAACTGTAGTCCCAAAGTCGCCATTTGCGGGTTTCCGGAAGATATTCTGCCCGATCTGCTTTGGTATAACTGACCAATTGCTGATTTTTGAAGTGTTCAATCCGGAAATCGCGGGCAGTACTGTCGTCTTTGCGGTAAAAGCCGATAAACACCTTGGTGTTTGGCGCTACAAATAAGTGGATATTGGTCGTTTTGCCTTTGTCATCGCTCTTATCGATGTATTTATGGACAATGTCTTGACGGTATTTTTCACCAACCGGCATGATGTAGTGGGTACACAAGAGGTAAAGCAACGTTAAAAATGCTGCACCAAAAAAATAGGAGCGCATAAGCCGGTTGAAACTCACCCCGGCATTAAAAATGGACATGATCTCGGAACTGTAAGCCATGCGGGAAGTAAAAAAAATAACGGCGATCAGGGTACACACCGACCACAACTGCCCACCAATCCAAAGCATAAAACTGGGGTAATACTGCAAAACGATTTCGCGGGTGGTGATGGGTTCCTCGATAAATTTTTCCACCTTTTCACTAAAATCCAGAATGACTGCAATCATCAAAAAAATCAACACCGTAAAAAAGAAGGTGGACAGAAATTTTTTAATGATGTACCAGTCGAGGATTTTTACGTAATTGTTCATGCTTTACAATTAAAGTGCAAAGGTAGTTTTTTTAAAGGAGTACTCAAGACTTCAAGATGTGCTTTGTTTTTTTGGAAAAAACCATAAAAAAGCTGTAAACTCGTTCCTTAGTTAAACGCTTCCTGGTGAAATCAACCTTTTTATCCTCTCGTTTCTTTTTGGCCTGTGGCGCAATCATCCTCGTATTGGCTTTGGGCTTTGCGATACCGGTACTTTTTCCCATTGGCCAATTTTTATTGTTTTTGTTCATTGCCCTGGTCTTGGCCGATTGGATGTTGTTGTTTCAACCCTCCCTGGTATTAAGTGGTACCCGGCGCTTGCCAAGGATGTTGAGCTTGGGCGATGAAAATCCCATCTACCTCGATTTGGTCAATTCATCCAATTTGTCTTTACGGGTAAGCATCATCGATGAACTTCCCGAGCAATTGCAAGTGCGCGATTTTAAACAAAAAATCAGCTTGCGTGGAGGCGAGTTTTTATCCATTCGCTACGACTTGCGTCCACTGGAGCGAGGAGAATACAGCTTTGGGGCGACAAACTGTTTTGTGTCTGCTCTTTTTGGCCTGGTGGAAAGGAGAATCCAGCTCAATGAAAAACCAATGCGGGTAGCGGTTTATCCTTCAATTATTCAAATGAAGCAGTTGGAGATGCGGGCTTTGGATCGCATCACTACGCGTGAAGGCATCAAAAAGATTCGGCGTATTGGGCACAGTTATGAGTTTGAACAAATCAAAAACTACGTTGCTGGAGATGATTTCAGAAGCATCAACTGGAAGGCAAGCAGTCGCAAAGAGGGCCTGATGGTCAACCAGTTTGAAGATGAGCGTGCGCAACAAGTGTACTGCATCATCGACAAAAGTCGAGTCATGCGCATGCCTTTTAAAGGTTTGAGCTTAATGGATTATGCCATTAATGCGACCTTGGCCATCTCGAATATCATCATCAAAAAATACGATAAGGCTGGATTGATCACGTATTCGGATAAAATAGGGACGACGATTAAAGCGGACAATCGGCCTACTCAACTGAATTTTATCCTCAACGCCTTGTACAAAGAGAAGGAACGCCCCCTAGAGGCCAATTACGAACTTCTCTTTCACATCAGCAGTAAACTCATCAATGGCCGGAGCCTGATTTTGTTGTTTACCAATTTTGAAAGCGCATTTGCGCTGGATCGGGCTTTGCCCATTTTGCGGCGCATCAACCGCAGGCATTTATTGGTCGTGGTGTTTTTTGACAATACGGAAATCCGGGAATTCGCCGAACAAGACGCAGTCGACCTGGAAAGCATTTACCAACAAACCATGGCCCGCAAATACTTGAGCGAAAAAGCCCAAATGGTGCTTACTTTAAGACAATACGGAATCCAGGCGGTGCTCACCCGCCCCGAAGACCTTTCGATCAATACGATCAATAAATACCTGGAACTAAAAGCAAGAGGACTGATTTAGAGTGAAAAGTGAAAAGCTAAAAGTGAAAAATATTTAATTGCGTTTTTCACTTTTCACTTTTCACTTTTAGCTTAAAAAAATGGTGCCCCCGATCAATGCGAGAGACAGGATTGCCAGCCAAAGCCGTAAATCCCGTGCATAGTAGTTTTGCTTTTGGTTCCCCACATTCGTTTTTGGTTTTATGCAAGAATTTTAATGTCTTGATGAATAAACCAAAAAGGGTGCCAGAACAACAATTTAAGAAAAAATAATTGTATTTTTATAAAGCAAAGTTATAAATCATTCATTATTAATTTTTTAATAAAAATTGATTTACAAATCTATTTCTTCCCCCAGCGCTGGAATTTCAACATCCGCAAAACCCACACTGAGTAAAAGCCCCCGAAAAGATTTTTGTACCTCGTAATCCCCATGGGTCAAAAAGATTTTTTTGACACTTTCCCGCTGGTTGCGCAGAAACTCCACCAATTCGAGTTTATCGGCATGCGCTGAAAACGAATCCATTATTTCTACATCTGCACGAACCGCTATGAACTCACCGAAAAGTTTGATTTCTTTTGCCCCAATTCGCAGTTGGCCCGCTGGTGTATACGGCGCGGCATATCCTACGATCAGCACAGTATTGTTGGGGTCGTTGATGCCATGGTACAAATGGTGCTTGATGCGCCCAGCGTTGGCCATACCAGATGAAGCGATGATGATGCAGGCTTCTTTGGAGTAATTGAGTTTTTTGGAATCTTCGGTTTTGCGCACGTAGCGCAGCCCATTGAATCCAAAAGGGTTTTCATCGATGGCCATGTAGTCAGAAAGCTCTTCGTCAAAACACTCCGGATGAGAACCATAAATGGTGGTGGCATTGACTGCCAAGGGGCTATCAACGTACACTGGAATACGAGGAAGAAGGTCCTCGTTGGCCATTTTATCCAGGATGTACACAATTTCCTGGGTACGCCCCACACTAAAGGCAGGGATCAACAACTTACCTCCTTTTTCGATACAAGTTTGTTTAATGATCCTTAGAAAGTGATCCGTTTCGGCAGGGGCATCTTCGTGGGTGCGGTCGCCATAGGTTGATTCACAAATCAGGTAATCCATTTCCGGCATCGGCAGCGGATCCCGTAAGATCGGGCGATGGGGGCGACCAACGTCTCCGCTGAATCCAAAGTTGATGACTTTACCGTTTTCTTCAATTTTTAAACTTACACTGGCACTACCCAAAATATGGCCAGCATCCCGAAACATCACTTTAACTTTGGGGTGTACATCGAACCATTTTTCATACGGATAGGAGATAAACAGCTCCATGGTCGCATGTACGTCCTTACTCGTGTAAATGGGTTCATCGTAGGCGATATCGTCAAAATTGTGGTTTTTACTGCGTCGTTTGTTTTTGTACTCCACTTCGCGCTCCTGAATCATCGCACTGTCCAGTAGCATTAAACTACTCAGGCTGCGGGTAGCATGGGTAGCGTGAATGGCACCACGAAAGCCATCCTTGACCAGTTTAGGAATGCGTCCAGCATGGTCAATGTGGGCATGGGAAAGAACCAGGCAGTCGATTTCAGCCGGGTCAAATAACCATCGGCTGTTAAAATCTTCCAGGTTTTTATCCGAACCCTGGTACAAACCACAATCCAATAAAATTTTATAGCCGTCTTCCAGGGTGATCAAATGGCAGCTTCCGGTTACTTCCCGGGCGGCACCGCAGAATTTTATCTTCATTAGTCCTGATTTCGTTTAATGTTTTCTATTCCCGGCCTAATGTAAAATAAAAATGCCATTCCAGCAGAACTTACGTTTGCTAAAATGGCGGATGTGGAAATATAGATCAGTAAAATTGGAAACAACTTTAAATGAAAAACGAAAAATGAAAAATGAAAAACTATAATCTGCTCAATTTTTCGTTTTTCATTTTTCGTTTTTCATTTAATTCCCCAACACTTTGATCCCCCCGTAATTCACACTGGCTTTGATGATGGGTGCATCACTTTTGCCAACATGTCCTTTCACGACGTGGGAAGTGGGTTTTTGTACTTCGTAGGTAACGTTCATCGCTTGGGGGTAACGCACTCCGGCATAATTTGCGGCAGCGTCCAATTGATAGCAGCAAAGGTCGGGGAGTACTTTCATGGTTACGTCCGTGTAGTTTGCTTTGATGGTCGCATTGGTCAGGCCTTTCGAAAAAGACACATTGCAACTGCCATAATTGAGGTCCAGATCCAAACTTTTGGAAATTTCGCTCATGGCTACCGAATTGTATTGCCCGCTGATGTTGACAGCTCCGGCATTAGTGGCCGAAAATTTGCTGTACATCCCTGTTGCTTTAAGGCTTTTGATGGTACCCAAAGTGTAGTTGTCGTACTTGGCGGTGGTGGTCAACGAATTGAGCTTGGATGCATTTAAGCCTGAATAAGCGCTATTCATGCTCAGGTCATTGGCTTCGTTGATGGTCAATTTGGAATAACTCAAGCCAACATAGGCATTTTCTGCGTGGTCGATGGAACCATTGCCATAAGCCAACTCGAAGTTTGAGCCATCCCCTACCGATTCGGTTTTGAAGTTGCCGTATTTAACGGTGAGTTTGGTTTTCCCGCTTACCGAAGCCAGGTAAACATCGCCATAGCGTTGATCTACCTGAAGGTTGATGGTAGTGGGTACATACACTTCGTAGTTGATTTTGTAATCGGCCTTGCCGTCGTCCCAAATCCAGGAACGCCGAATTTGCTCAATTGCGGTTTCGGCTTTCACGTAATCGGCACCGTTCGAAAAATTAACGCTGATGGCGTTGAAGACTTTTTGGGCATCTTCTTCCGAGCCTTCCTTCACCACAATGGTGACGGCTATTTTTACCCGATTTTTGTCCCAAGTTTTCACTTCAATTTTTCCATACTTGTTGCTCAAATAAGTGGTGCCGTTGGCGGAAATGTCAAACTCTCTTTTGATGGTTTTGGTAAATTCACCAGCCATTGTAAAACTGCACAAAGAACAGGCAATCATGGTGAACACCGACATCACTAAAAGAGGTTTTTTCAAATCATAAACTGACTTCCTCATTGCTCGTGGTTTTTTTGGGTTGCGGTTTGGACGTCCGCATCTGCTCAAGAACGCGCTCCAGAATAGCGACTTTAGTTTGGTAGGTCTGGATCATGGTTGCAATGATTTCCTCTTCCTGGCCTTTCGGGGCCACGCAGAGTTCTTCCTTCAGCTCGGCCATCACCTGGTCCATCTTTTTCATGTCGGACATGAAACTTCCGTTCGGCTCATAACGAGCCAATTGCTGAACCTTGGTACTGATTTGCTGACGGTAATATTGCTCCAATTCCAGGTATTCGGGGTTTACCTGTTCGATGATGGCCACTGGATTGGCTTGTTGCCACCGGGTAAACATGCTGCCACCAAAACCGCCTACTACCAAAATAGCGGCTACTGCTGCTGCTACTTTAAAAAACCGCTGGAAAGTGAGGGGTTTGCTAACCGAGCGCTTGCTCAGCTCACGGTCAATATCTGCCCACACCTTTAGACTTGGAATCGCGTCATCAAAAGCTTCGCGGTTGTCCAAAACAAAGTTTTCTAATTCATCTCGTTGCATGATCAAAAAAATTCAAAACGTTCAAAAATCTGGGGGAGTTAAGGTTCGATGTTCGGGGTTCGAAGGTTCAGGCGATAAACCTTCGAACCGTCTAACTCACGAACCCCCGAACCCAAACTTAGGTTTCTGCTGGGTTAAAATATCCCTTAATCTTTGTTTCGCCCGACTGTACTGGGATTTGGAGGTTGCCTCGCTAATGCCGAGGATTTCTCCAATCTCTTGATGATCGTAACCTTCTAACATGTAGAGGGAAAAAACCACCCGGTAGCCGTCAGGCAATTCAAAGAGTGCTTTTTTTATAGTTTCAACGCTTAGCCCTTCGGCTGAAGCATCGTGGGAACCATCGTCCCGAATATTGCCGTGTTTGTCTTCAAGCTCACTAAACTGCAAGCGCCTTTTTTTGAGCGCATTGATGCAGTTGTTGATCACAATTCGTTTGATCCAGGCACCGACTGCCGATTCAAACTTAAAGGTATTCAACTTGGTGAACACATCGAGAAACGCATTTTGCAACACATCTTCCGCCTCCAATTCGTCCTTCACCATCCGCAAACAAACGTTGTACATCGACTTGGAATACAGCCGATACAACTCGAACTGCGATTGTCGGTCGCCTCGTTTACACTTTTCTACCAGGTCGCGGTGTGTGTTAACGTAATCCAATTTTACGATCTTATAGGTTTCTCGAGCTAGGTTTCCTCTCATCGCTGCTGGTTCTACCTCGGTTTCGCTCGTGGAGCGCTTTGGTGCCAGCTTCCTAATCCTTGTTTCCACGGCATCTTGAGTTTGTGCGCAGACTTGTTGAGCCGGGATGTTTTCTGATCTATGGGTTTCCCTCCCTACAGGTCTATTTACAAGGAAGGACAGCAAGTGTTAAAAAGGGTTGCACGTAAAATAAAAAAAGTTTGAGCAGAATGATTTTTTTCGTTCAAACTTTTCCACTGCAATCCGTTGAACAAGTCTATGTAGAATGGCACAAGGTCTAAAATCCAATGACGACTATCGACAAGAACGCTATTTTTATGGGTAGAAGTTCATTAAACTTTCCTTTCATCAAAATCCAAACAACAACGTATGAGTGCGCATGAAATTGATTACCACATTCACGGTGAAGAAATGCAGTTTGTGGAAATTGAACTCGACCCCATGGAAACCGTCATCGCCGAGGCAGGCAGTTTTATGATGATGGACGATGGCATTGAAATGGCCACCCTTTTCGGCGATGGCAGCCAATCGGATAACGGCGGCCTTTGGGGTAAATTGCTCTCGGCGGGCAAACGCCTGATCACGGGTGAAAGCCTGTTTATGACCGCTTATACCCACGCATCTGATGGCAAAAAACGGGTTTCTTTTGCATCACCTTATCCCGGCAAAATCATTCCACTGGACCTGAGCAAATTGGACGGTAAAATTATTTGTCAAAAAGACGCCTTCCTGTGTGCCGCCAAAGGCGTGTCGGTGGGCATTGAGTTTTCGCAAAAACTGGGCCGTGGTTTTTTTGGTGGAGAAGGCTTCATCATGCAGAAACTGGAAGGCGACGGCATGGCTTTTGTCCACGCCGGCGGCAGCATCATCGAAAAGAAGCTGGAACTGGGCGAAGTGCTCAAAATCGATACGGGGTGCCTGGTGGCTTTTACCCGTGACGTAGACTACGACATTGAAATGGTACGCGGCGTGCGCAACATGCTCTTTGGTGGCGAAGGTATTTTCTTGGCGCGTTTGGAAGGTCCGGGCACGGTCTGGATTCAGTCACTGCCCTTTAGCCGCATGGCCGATCGGGTACTACAAGCTTCCCGCCATTACGGCAAAGGGGGTAAGGATGAGGGTAGCATTTTGGGGAGCCTGGGGAATTTGCTGGACGGAAATTGAGCTCAAAAGCGACAATTTTTTTAACACAAAGGACATCAAGAAAAGCACAAGGACACCATGTGACGCTCATCTTTTCTTGATGTCCTTTGTGCTAATTTTTGAAAAGAGTGGTATATCTACCCTCAAATCATTGCTTCACCAGCCGCACACTTCCGTACCTGGAGCGAAGCACATAAAGGCCCGGTTCGAGCATCCTTACATCCAGTATTTTGCCCTTGCCACGGTATACGATTTGCCCCAAAGCGTTGTACAACTGGTAAAATTCGCCAGTAGGCAATCCACGCAGCTGGGCCTGGTCGCCTGCTGGATTGGGCCAAATTTCCAATGGCGCTGTACTGATTTGAGGCGAATTCACGGCCACTGTCGGTTGATTGAGGCAATTTTTGGGGTAATTTTTCACTGTTTCCCAGGCGATGCTTTGCATTTTGGCCGCCAAAGTGGGTGATGGTGCAGTAAAGTTTCCGCCCCACCATACCTGAAGCTGGTGTCCCAAACCTTCGGGGCTTTTGCGGTGAATGGCCGCGTAATGCACACAGGCAATGAAATATTTCCCCACGTCATTCAAATGGATGCGGTCGCTAAACAGGTCTTCTATCTTGCTGATTCCCGGCAAAGCACCACCGGAAATCAAATCGTACAAACGAGCCAAACCTTGTGCCGCCGGAATCATACAAACGGGCTTGCGGGGTTTGTATTTATTGTTCAAATAACTCACTACACTTTCCCACATCGGCAGGTCATCGCTGAGGCGCTGCCGCCATTTTGCTGCATTAACATCGTAGTCACAGCCCGTAGGTGTGCCACTGTCCAGGCAATGCCAATCCTCGTACAAATACACCTGAATGTTGGGATTGAAGCGGGTAGCGTACACATAAAAACTGTCGGCATACTGGTAGGTCTCATCAATGATTCTTTGGTACCTGGGCACACTTTCGGTCAGCACCAGTACATCAAATTTGCCCGTGGACAATCCAAACGCGTTGTCATAAAAGCCGTAATAATGGGGAGGAATGGGGGTGTAATCCCTGGCCGTTTTGCGTTGCCACTGCCAGCGCAATGGTGCGCCGGGAATACCCTGATAAGTCCAGTTAAACGTTCCGGGCTTAGCCTGATTGGACAAGGAAGCGACCATATCCGGAATTTGATCGGATAAGCTATGCCCAATGTAAAAAGCATTGATTTTGTCTTGGGCAAAAAGGCAGGTGCCAATCCCATAAAGCGCCAGCACGAGTAGAGTTTTTTGTGGATTCATCGCTTGAAAGTTCGTTCGGTTTAGATTCCAACAATCCCGTAGAGCGGGATGTTCGTCATCCAGTCTTGTGCTCGAAAACGGCTCATCGAAGTGCGGATTGCGTTCGAAGGTGTGAATTTTTCTACAAAAACCTTTAAGCTTTTCGATTTTAAATTTTCTTCAGCTTTGACTTCAATCGGAATGATTCCATTTTGTTTTTGAATCAAAAAATCTATTTCAGCTGTAGCATTAGGCGTTGCCCAATAATAGATTTCATGGTTTATTTTGAGTTGCTGAGCTACAAATTGCTCAGTTAAAGCTCCTTTAAACTCGGTCAAAATCAGATTTTTCTCCAGAAGTATTTTCGGGTCAATCTGTGCCATAGCGTTTAATAATCCCACGTCCAAGCTAAACAGTTTAAAGGCATCCATATTGGTGTAAGCACTCAGCGGAATGGTAGGCTTTTCCACACAATTGACTTTTAACACTAAGCCTGCATCGGTAAGCCAACTGATTGCCAATTCAAAATCTTTGGCTCGGGAGCCTTTTTTGACTTGCCCGTAGACAAACTTCCGGTTTTCCTTGGCCAACTGGCTAATCAGGTGGCTCCAAATCAAACGGATTCTTGGTACAATTTCGATGGGCGCGTATTTTGCAAAATCGTTTTCATAACCCAGTAGAATCTTCTCTTGGATCGCTCGAACGGAATTCAGGTCTTCAAATTGAATGTAATTCGCCACAGCTTCGGGCATCCCCCCCACGAAGTAATAAAGCCGGAGCAATTCCACCAATTTTTCGTGAAAGGGTTCAATGACCGTCCAATTTTGTGCCTCCAAATGCTCTTTGAGAAGGTTTTGTCCTATGTTTTCTAAAAATTCAGAAAAACTCATTGGATACATGCGCAAAAAATCAACCTTTCCGACAGGAAAAGAAGTGTTTTTTTGCAGT includes these proteins:
- the mutY gene encoding A/G-specific adenine glycosylase; translation: MDQQHFFQRGLIAWYQPEDRPLPWKGIQDPYHIWLSEIILQQTRVEQGMNYYLRFVEAYPSIRDLAAAPDDEVMKLWEGLGYYSRARNLLAAARYVTTELGGVFPTTYTGILALKGVGAYTAAAIASFAFNLPHAVVDGNVFRVLARFFGISTPQDSTAGKKEFTQLAESLLQRDQPALYNQAIMDFGATVCLPRNPKCGQCPLRTECVALRDKRITELPVKSKKLIKTERFFHYLIFNYEGKVFIQKREEKDIWLHLYQFPVVEAARLDLDWGALKQALVDKGWIEEQAEIVPRPGSKSFQQLLTHQVINARFWEIDLPVLPAGVPTDWQLIPRTALSKYAFPKVIDRYLQDKGLYLELG
- a CDS encoding RNA polymerase sigma factor, with translation MSQPTDFHTQLNSMSVLLHSFAFNLTKNTEDAKDLYQETAYRAITNMDKFRPGTNFKAWLFTIMKNIFINNYRKKAKANTIVDSTDNLYYINSTVDAIANRAESSMMMKELVTLIEKLDDSIRVPFLMHYQGYKYQEIADYLDLPLGTVKSRIFFARKELKDLIGKRYTDMALDLD
- a CDS encoding LptF/LptG family permease; this encodes MNNYVKILDWYIIKKFLSTFFFTVLIFLMIAVILDFSEKVEKFIEEPITTREIVLQYYPSFMLWIGGQLWSVCTLIAVIFFTSRMAYSSEIMSIFNAGVSFNRLMRSYFFGAAFLTLLYLLCTHYIMPVGEKYRQDIVHKYIDKSDDKGKTTNIHLFVAPNTKVFIGFYRKDDSTARDFRIEHFKNQQLVSYTKADRAEYLPETRKWRLWDYSSHSFNGLKEDLKMHLAESKDTTLSLYPEDFVDYSSQQSMMTTPRLMKYIRQQNERGASNTRKYLFELYRRTADPVTIFILTFIGMAIASRKVRGGFGFHLALGIGVGAIFVFLSKFTNVFALGQTIPVWLGAWLPNLVFAFVALRLIQTAQK
- a CDS encoding DUF58 domain-containing protein; translated protein: MKSTFLSSRFFLACGAIILVLALGFAIPVLFPIGQFLLFLFIALVLADWMLLFQPSLVLSGTRRLPRMLSLGDENPIYLDLVNSSNLSLRVSIIDELPEQLQVRDFKQKISLRGGEFLSIRYDLRPLERGEYSFGATNCFVSALFGLVERRIQLNEKPMRVAVYPSIIQMKQLEMRALDRITTREGIKKIRRIGHSYEFEQIKNYVAGDDFRSINWKASSRKEGLMVNQFEDERAQQVYCIIDKSRVMRMPFKGLSLMDYAINATLAISNIIIKKYDKAGLITYSDKIGTTIKADNRPTQLNFILNALYKEKERPLEANYELLFHISSKLINGRSLILLFTNFESAFALDRALPILRRINRRHLLVVVFFDNTEIREFAEQDAVDLESIYQQTMARKYLSEKAQMVLTLRQYGIQAVLTRPEDLSINTINKYLELKARGLI
- a CDS encoding MBL fold metallo-hydrolase — its product is MKIKFCGAAREVTGSCHLITLEDGYKILLDCGLYQGSDKNLEDFNSRWLFDPAEIDCLVLSHAHIDHAGRIPKLVKDGFRGAIHATHATRSLSSLMLLDSAMIQEREVEYKNKRRSKNHNFDDIAYDEPIYTSKDVHATMELFISYPYEKWFDVHPKVKVMFRDAGHILGSASVSLKIEENGKVINFGFSGDVGRPHRPILRDPLPMPEMDYLICESTYGDRTHEDAPAETDHFLRIIKQTCIEKGGKLLIPAFSVGRTQEIVYILDKMANEDLLPRIPVYVDSPLAVNATTIYGSHPECFDEELSDYMAIDENPFGFNGLRYVRKTEDSKKLNYSKEACIIIASSGMANAGRIKHHLYHGINDPNNTVLIVGYAAPYTPAGQLRIGAKEIKLFGEFIAVRADVEIMDSFSAHADKLELVEFLRNQRESVKKIFLTHGDYEVQKSFRGLLLSVGFADVEIPALGEEIDL
- a CDS encoding RNA polymerase sigma factor, whose product is MRGNLARETYKIVKLDYVNTHRDLVEKCKRGDRQSQFELYRLYSKSMYNVCLRMVKDELEAEDVLQNAFLDVFTKLNTFKFESAVGAWIKRIVINNCINALKKRRLQFSELEDKHGNIRDDGSHDASAEGLSVETIKKALFELPDGYRVVFSLYMLEGYDHQEIGEILGISEATSKSQYSRAKQRLRDILTQQKPKFGFGGS
- a CDS encoding TIGR00266 family protein; its protein translation is MSAHEIDYHIHGEEMQFVEIELDPMETVIAEAGSFMMMDDGIEMATLFGDGSQSDNGGLWGKLLSAGKRLITGESLFMTAYTHASDGKKRVSFASPYPGKIIPLDLSKLDGKIICQKDAFLCAAKGVSVGIEFSQKLGRGFFGGEGFIMQKLEGDGMAFVHAGGSIIEKKLELGEVLKIDTGCLVAFTRDVDYDIEMVRGVRNMLFGGEGIFLARLEGPGTVWIQSLPFSRMADRVLQASRHYGKGGKDEGSILGSLGNLLDGN
- a CDS encoding T9SS type A sorting domain-containing protein, with product MNPQKTLLVLALYGIGTCLFAQDKINAFYIGHSLSDQIPDMVASLSNQAKPGTFNWTYQGIPGAPLRWQWQRKTARDYTPIPPHYYGFYDNAFGLSTGKFDVLVLTESVPRYQRIIDETYQYADSFYVYATRFNPNIQVYLYEDWHCLDSGTPTGCDYDVNAAKWRQRLSDDLPMWESVVSYLNNKYKPRKPVCMIPAAQGLARLYDLISGGALPGISKIEDLFSDRIHLNDVGKYFIACVHYAAIHRKSPEGLGHQLQVWWGGNFTAPSPTLAAKMQSIAWETVKNYPKNCLNQPTVAVNSPQISTAPLEIWPNPAGDQAQLRGLPTGEFYQLYNALGQIVYRGKGKILDVRMLEPGLYVLRSRYGSVRLVKQ